Proteins found in one Gigantopelta aegis isolate Gae_Host chromosome 12, Gae_host_genome, whole genome shotgun sequence genomic segment:
- the LOC121386540 gene encoding zinc finger MYM-type protein 1-like produces MGTCVLDRIIYEVKEAKYYSVSVDSTPDLSHVDQLTIILRCVLPPGPVERFVKFLRMQGHSGEQLDQNLSDFLAEHNISLSDCCGQSYDNANNMSGRYNGMQAHVRKLNPLEEYVPCAEHSLNLEGQFAASCCEQATMFFVFIQSLYVFFSASTYRRSVLTDALSEITLPCVKHMSDTRWSARVDALKALYMGYSQINNVIDSIAADENQKGECRQEARGLAAMMDRLETGILTVL; encoded by the coding sequence ATGGGAACTTGCGTTCTCGACCGCATTATTTATGAAGTGAAAGAGGCCAAGTATTATTCCGTGTCTGTTGACTCTACTCCCGATTTGTCGCACGTAGACCAGCTTACAATTATTTTGCGATGCGTACTGCCACCAGGACCCGTAGAGCGATTCGTCAAGTTTTTACGTATGCAGGGGCACAGTGGTGAGCAACTTGATCAGAACCTGAGTGACTTTCTTGCTGAACATAACATCAGCCTGAGTGACTGTTGTGGACAGTCATATGATAACGCCAACAACATGTCTGGCAGGTACAATGGAATGCAGGCGCATGTTCGAAAGCTAAATCCATTAGAAGAGTATGTGCCATGTGCTGAACACTCACTCAATTTGGAGGGTCAGTTCGCAGCCTCATGTTGCGAACAGGCAACAATGTTCTTTGTTTTCATACAgagtttatatgtatttttctctGCATCGACGTACCGTCGGTCTGTACTAACTGATGCATTGTCTGAGATCACACTACCGTGTGTAAAGCACATGTCTGACACAAGATGGTCGGCCCGAGTTGATGCACTGAAAGCACTGTACATGGGCTATAGTCAAATAAACAACGTCATCGACAGTATTGCTGCAGATGAAAATCAGAAAGGTGAATGTCGACAAGAAGCACGTGGGCTTGCAGCAATGATGGACCGATTGGAAACGGGCATACTAACTGTACTGTGA